A single genomic interval of Cucumis sativus cultivar 9930 chromosome 5, Cucumber_9930_V3, whole genome shotgun sequence harbors:
- the LOC101208229 gene encoding probable acetyltransferase NATA1-like, translating into MAAAAPPPPPTPTPTPPSTVTADSSPIGNPLFTRIRLAAPSDVPHIHKLIYQMAVFERLTHLFSATEASLSAHLFSSTPFQSFTVFILEVSTKPFPENSPHNYNPNYTPVARIINSDLPVDDPEREIFKSEDENVVVAGFVLFFPNFSTFLGKPGLYVEDIFVRECYRRKGFGKLLLSAVAKQAVKMNYGRVEWVVLDWNANAIRFYEEMGAQILPEWRICRLTGKTLEVYGDDI; encoded by the coding sequence ATGGCCGCCGCCGCTCCTCCGCCGCCACCCACCCCAACCCCGACTCCTCCCTCCACCGTCACAGCCGATTCATCTCCAATCGGTAACCCTCTATTCACCCGTATCCGTCTCGCCGCTCCCTCCGATGTCCCTCACATTCACAAGCTCATTTACCAAATGGCCGTCTTCGAACGCCTCACTCATCTCTTCTCTGCCACCGAAGCTTCTCTCTCTGCGCATCTCTTCTCCTCTACGCCGTTCCAATCCTTCACAGTTTTCATCCTTGAAGTTTCCACTAAACCCTTCCCCGAAAACTCCCCTCATAACTATAACCCTAATTACACCCCCGTCGCTCGGATCATCAATTCTGACCTCCCTGTGGACGATCCAGAACGGGAGATTTTCAAATCGGAAGATGAAAATGTCGTAGTTGCTGGATTTGTTCTGTTTTTCCCTAACTTCTCAACCTTCTTAGGGAAACCTGGTTTATATGTGGAGGATATATTCGTGAGAGAGTGTTATAGGAGGAAGGGGTTTGGGAAACTTTTGCTGTCGGCGGTGGCCAAACAGGCCGTGAAAATGAATTATGGTCGAGTGGAGTGGGTGGTACTTGACTGGAATGCTAATGCGATTCGATTTTACGAGGAAATGGGTGCTCAAATCTTACCGGAGTGGAGAATCTGCAGACTCACCGGCAAAACTCTTGAGGTTTATGGAGATGATATCTGA
- the LOC101207986 gene encoding probable acetyltransferase NATA1-like, whose amino-acid sequence MAAAAAHHPIGHPLFSRIRLAGPSDIPHIHKLIYEIAVYERHTHLFSATESSLSAHLFSYPPFQSFTIFILEVSHEPFPENSPHNSNANYSPVVRIVYSEVPVDDPEREIFKSEDENVVVAGFVLFFPNFSALLGKPGFFVESVAVRKCYRRKGLGKMLLSAVVNQAVEMDYGQVELVVLEGNETAIKFYEEMGAQILTEWRVCDLTGDSLRVLHTNDCIDHYGEL is encoded by the coding sequence ATGGCCGCCGCCGCTGCTCACCATCCAATCGGCCACCCTCTGTTTTCCAGAATCCGTCTCGCCGGCCCCTCCGATATCCCTCACATTCACAAACTCATCTACGAAATAGCCGTCTACGAACGCCACACTCACCTCTTCTCCGCCACCGAATCTTCTCTCTCCGCCCATCTCTTCTCCTATCCACCGTTCCAATCCTTTACCATTTTCATCCTCGAAGTATCCCATGAACCCTTCCCCGAAAACTCCCCTCATAACTCCAACGCTAATTACTCCCCTGTTGTTCGAATTGTATATTCCGAAGTCCCCGTGGACGATCCAGAACGGGAGATTTTCAAATCGGAAGATGAAAACGTTGTTGTTGCTGGATTTGTTCTGTTTTTCCCCAATTTCTCTGCCTTATTAGGGAAGCCTGGGTTCTTTGTGGAGTCTGTTGCAGTGAGGAAATGTTATCGGAGGAAGGGTTTGGGGAAAATGTTGCTGTCTGCGGTGGTTAATCAGGCGGTGGAAATGGATTATGGTCAAGTGGAGTTGGTAGTACTCGAAGGGAATGAGACTGCGATTAAGTTTTACGAAGAAATGGGTGCCCAGATTTTGACCGAGTGGAGAGTTTGTGATCTCACCGGCGATTCTCTTCGAGTTCTTCACACAAATGATTGTATTGATCATTATGGAGAATTATGA
- the LOC101202845 gene encoding probable acetyltransferase NATA1-like, whose amino-acid sequence MVSAAPHPPPPPSTVPFHCSAPLFTRIRLAVPSDIPHIHNLIHQMAVYQRLTHLFSATQSSLSANLFSSPPFQSFTVFILEVSSIPFPQNSLHNSNPNYTPVVGILDSEPPVDDPGSEDFKAEDENVVVAGFVLFFPNFPSLLGKPGFFVEAIVVRDCYHRRKDLERILLLAVVNQAVKMDYCQVERALLDRDVNAIKFYEEMGAPILGEWRICRITGDALRVHKNANES is encoded by the coding sequence ATGGTGTCCGCCGCTCCCCATCCTCCTCCACCGCCCTCAACAGTTCCATTCCATTGTAGCGCTCCTTTGTTCACCCGAATCCGTCTCGCCGTCCCTTCCGATATCCCTCACATTCACAACCTCATCCACCAAATGGCCGTTTACCAACGCCTCACTCATCTCTTCTCCGCCACTCAATCTTCTCTCTCCGCCAATCTCTTCTCCTCTCCGCCGTTCCAATCTTTCACCGTTTTCATCCTCGAAGTATCCTCTATACCCTTCCCCCAAAACTCCCTTCATAACTCAAATCCTAATTACACCCCAGTTGTTGGAATTCTCGATTCTGAACCTCCCGTGGATGATCCGGGATCGGAAGATTTCAAAGCGGAAGATGAAAACGTTGTTGTTGCTGGATTCGTTCTGTTTTTTCCGAATTTTCCTTCGTTATTGGGGAAGCCTGGATTCTTTGTGGAGGCTATTGTAGTGAGGGATTGTTATCATCGGAGGAAGGACTTGGAGAGAATTTTGCTGTTGGCGGTAGTGAATCAGGCGGTGAAAATGGATTACTGTCAAGTGGAGAGGGCGTTGCTTGATCGGGATGTGAATGcgattaaattttatgaagaAATGGGTGCGCCAATCTTGGGGGAGTGGAGAATATGTAGAATCACCGGCGATGCTCTTAGAGTTCACAAAAATGCAAACGAAAGTTAA
- the LOC101220121 gene encoding synaptotagmin-3 isoform X1 yields the protein MGFFSTVFGFLGFGIGFPLGLLAGFFIFVYSVPKHVKEPVTRPLCELDTTALQELMPEIPLWVKSPDYDRVDWLNKFLSAMWPYLDTAICGSIRAIAKPIFSEYIGKFQIEAIELDQLSLGTLPPKLHGLKVYETNENELVMEPAIRWAGNPNIVIVVHILSLRITIQIVDLQLFATPRLALKPLVPTFPCFANIIASLMEKVSKKMRLQPQIDFGLKIMGGDIMSIPGLYRFIQETIKKQVASLYLWPRILEIPILDPSMLATRKPVGILHVNVVRASKLLKMDILGTSDPYVKLSLSGGGLPAKKTSIKMRNLNPVWNEKFKLIVNDPKSQVLHLQVYDWDKVGGHDRLGMQLVPLKLLTPYESKELVLDLVKNTDINDTQNKKPRGKLTVELLFTPLREESMKYLENSISDVKEAENEVLEEAGVLSVTIQGAHGVEGEKHTNPYAVIHFRGERKKTKMMKKTRDPLWNEEFPFMLEEPPIGEKIHIEVMSKRTVFSFLQKESLGHVEINLADVVSNGRINEKYNLINSKNGKIHIQMMWTTA from the exons ATGGGATTCTTCAGCACCGTCTTCGGATTTCTCGGCTTCGGAATCGGTTTTCCTCTCGGACTTTTGGCTGGATTCTTCATCTTCGTCTACTCCGTCCCTAAACATGTTAAG GAACCAGTTACGAGGCCTCTCTGTGAGTTGGACACAACTGCTTTGCAAGAATTAATGCCTGAAATTCCTCTGTGGGTGAAAAGCCCTGATTACGATCGA GTGGATTGGTTAAACAAGTTTTTGTCGGCCATGTGGCCTTACCTTGATACG GCGATTTGTGGTAGTATAAGAGCCATTGCCAAACCTATATTTTCAGAATACATAGGGAAGTTTCAAATAGAAGCTATTGAGCTTGATCAGCTAAGCCTTGGAACTCTTCCACCAAAATTGCATG GTCTAAAAGTGTATGAAACAAATGAGAATGAACTAGTGATGGAACCAGCAATCAGATGGGCTGGCAATCCTAACATAGTAATAGTGGTGCATATCTTGTCTCTCCGGATCACAATTCAG ATAGTGGATCTTCAGTTATTTGCAACGCCACGGTTAGCTTTGAAGCCTCTTGTGCCTACTTTTCCTTGTTTTGCCAATATTATAGCATCCTTAATGGAGAAAGTAAGCAAAAAGATGCGACTCCAA CCACAAATAGACTTCGGATTGAAGATAATGGGAGGAGACATTATGTCTATACCTGGCCTTTATCGATTTATTCAG GAGACAATAAAGAAACAAGTTGCAAGCCTCTACCTCTGGCCTCGGATTCTGGAAATTCCTATTCTCGACCCTTCAAT gtTGGCCACAAGAAAGCCTGTGGGCATATTGCACGTGAATGTTGTCCGAGCGtcaaaactattgaaaatggATATCTTGGGAACATCTGATCCATACGTCAAACTTAGCCTCAGTGGCGGGGGCCTACCAGCAAAAAAAACGAGTATCAAAATGAGGAACTTGAATCCTGTGTGGAATGAGAAGTTCAAGCTTATCGTGAATGATCCCAAGTCGCAAGTTCTTCATCTACAAGTCTATGACTGGGACAAG GTTGGTGGACATGATAGATTGGGAATGCAGTTAGTTCCTCTAAAGCTGCTAACGCCGTACGAGAGCAAGGAGCTGGTGCTTGATTTGGTGAAGAACACGGATATAAACGATACCCAAAACAAGAAGCCTAGAGGGAAACTTACGGTGGAGCTTCTATTTACACCTTTAAGAGAAGAAAGCATGAAATATCTTGAAAACTCAATCAGTGACGTGAAGGAGGCGGAGAATGAGGTATTGGAGGAAGCGGGTGTATTATCTGTGACGATTCAAGGAGCTCATGGTGTTGAGGGAGAGAAGCACACTAATCCTTATGCAGTTATACATTTCAGAggagagaggaagaaaaccAAG ATGATGAAGAAAACTCGTGACCCATTGTGGAATGAAGAATTCCCATTTATGTTGGAGGAGCCTCCAATTGGAGAGAAGATCCATATTGAAGTTATGAGCAAACGAACCGTCTTCAGTTTTCTGCAAAAG GAATCATTGGGACACGTGGAAATAAACCTGGCCGATGTTGTGAGCAATGGGAGAATAAACGAGAAGTACAATCTAATCAACTCCAAGAACGGAAAGATTCATATACAAATGATGTGGACAACCGCTTAA
- the LOC101220121 gene encoding synaptotagmin-3 isoform X2, translated as MGFFSTVFGFLGFGIGFPLGLLAGFFIFVYSVPKHVKEPVTRPLCELDTTALQELMPEIPLWVKSPDYDRVDWLNKFLSAMWPYLDTAICGSIRAIAKPIFSEYIGKFQIEAIELDQLSLGTLPPKLHGLKVYETNENELVMEPAIRWAGNPNIVIVVHILSLRITIQIVDLQLFATPRLALKPLVPTFPCFANIIASLMEKPQIDFGLKIMGGDIMSIPGLYRFIQETIKKQVASLYLWPRILEIPILDPSMLATRKPVGILHVNVVRASKLLKMDILGTSDPYVKLSLSGGGLPAKKTSIKMRNLNPVWNEKFKLIVNDPKSQVLHLQVYDWDKVGGHDRLGMQLVPLKLLTPYESKELVLDLVKNTDINDTQNKKPRGKLTVELLFTPLREESMKYLENSISDVKEAENEVLEEAGVLSVTIQGAHGVEGEKHTNPYAVIHFRGERKKTKMMKKTRDPLWNEEFPFMLEEPPIGEKIHIEVMSKRTVFSFLQKESLGHVEINLADVVSNGRINEKYNLINSKNGKIHIQMMWTTA; from the exons ATGGGATTCTTCAGCACCGTCTTCGGATTTCTCGGCTTCGGAATCGGTTTTCCTCTCGGACTTTTGGCTGGATTCTTCATCTTCGTCTACTCCGTCCCTAAACATGTTAAG GAACCAGTTACGAGGCCTCTCTGTGAGTTGGACACAACTGCTTTGCAAGAATTAATGCCTGAAATTCCTCTGTGGGTGAAAAGCCCTGATTACGATCGA GTGGATTGGTTAAACAAGTTTTTGTCGGCCATGTGGCCTTACCTTGATACG GCGATTTGTGGTAGTATAAGAGCCATTGCCAAACCTATATTTTCAGAATACATAGGGAAGTTTCAAATAGAAGCTATTGAGCTTGATCAGCTAAGCCTTGGAACTCTTCCACCAAAATTGCATG GTCTAAAAGTGTATGAAACAAATGAGAATGAACTAGTGATGGAACCAGCAATCAGATGGGCTGGCAATCCTAACATAGTAATAGTGGTGCATATCTTGTCTCTCCGGATCACAATTCAG ATAGTGGATCTTCAGTTATTTGCAACGCCACGGTTAGCTTTGAAGCCTCTTGTGCCTACTTTTCCTTGTTTTGCCAATATTATAGCATCCTTAATGGAGAAA CCACAAATAGACTTCGGATTGAAGATAATGGGAGGAGACATTATGTCTATACCTGGCCTTTATCGATTTATTCAG GAGACAATAAAGAAACAAGTTGCAAGCCTCTACCTCTGGCCTCGGATTCTGGAAATTCCTATTCTCGACCCTTCAAT gtTGGCCACAAGAAAGCCTGTGGGCATATTGCACGTGAATGTTGTCCGAGCGtcaaaactattgaaaatggATATCTTGGGAACATCTGATCCATACGTCAAACTTAGCCTCAGTGGCGGGGGCCTACCAGCAAAAAAAACGAGTATCAAAATGAGGAACTTGAATCCTGTGTGGAATGAGAAGTTCAAGCTTATCGTGAATGATCCCAAGTCGCAAGTTCTTCATCTACAAGTCTATGACTGGGACAAG GTTGGTGGACATGATAGATTGGGAATGCAGTTAGTTCCTCTAAAGCTGCTAACGCCGTACGAGAGCAAGGAGCTGGTGCTTGATTTGGTGAAGAACACGGATATAAACGATACCCAAAACAAGAAGCCTAGAGGGAAACTTACGGTGGAGCTTCTATTTACACCTTTAAGAGAAGAAAGCATGAAATATCTTGAAAACTCAATCAGTGACGTGAAGGAGGCGGAGAATGAGGTATTGGAGGAAGCGGGTGTATTATCTGTGACGATTCAAGGAGCTCATGGTGTTGAGGGAGAGAAGCACACTAATCCTTATGCAGTTATACATTTCAGAggagagaggaagaaaaccAAG ATGATGAAGAAAACTCGTGACCCATTGTGGAATGAAGAATTCCCATTTATGTTGGAGGAGCCTCCAATTGGAGAGAAGATCCATATTGAAGTTATGAGCAAACGAACCGTCTTCAGTTTTCTGCAAAAG GAATCATTGGGACACGTGGAAATAAACCTGGCCGATGTTGTGAGCAATGGGAGAATAAACGAGAAGTACAATCTAATCAACTCCAAGAACGGAAAGATTCATATACAAATGATGTGGACAACCGCTTAA
- the LOC101220121 gene encoding synaptotagmin-3 isoform X3, producing MPEIPLWVKSPDYDRVDWLNKFLSAMWPYLDTAICGSIRAIAKPIFSEYIGKFQIEAIELDQLSLGTLPPKLHGLKVYETNENELVMEPAIRWAGNPNIVIVVHILSLRITIQIVDLQLFATPRLALKPLVPTFPCFANIIASLMEKVSKKMRLQPQIDFGLKIMGGDIMSIPGLYRFIQETIKKQVASLYLWPRILEIPILDPSMLATRKPVGILHVNVVRASKLLKMDILGTSDPYVKLSLSGGGLPAKKTSIKMRNLNPVWNEKFKLIVNDPKSQVLHLQVYDWDKVGGHDRLGMQLVPLKLLTPYESKELVLDLVKNTDINDTQNKKPRGKLTVELLFTPLREESMKYLENSISDVKEAENEVLEEAGVLSVTIQGAHGVEGEKHTNPYAVIHFRGERKKTKMMKKTRDPLWNEEFPFMLEEPPIGEKIHIEVMSKRTVFSFLQKESLGHVEINLADVVSNGRINEKYNLINSKNGKIHIQMMWTTA from the exons ATGCCTGAAATTCCTCTGTGGGTGAAAAGCCCTGATTACGATCGA GTGGATTGGTTAAACAAGTTTTTGTCGGCCATGTGGCCTTACCTTGATACG GCGATTTGTGGTAGTATAAGAGCCATTGCCAAACCTATATTTTCAGAATACATAGGGAAGTTTCAAATAGAAGCTATTGAGCTTGATCAGCTAAGCCTTGGAACTCTTCCACCAAAATTGCATG GTCTAAAAGTGTATGAAACAAATGAGAATGAACTAGTGATGGAACCAGCAATCAGATGGGCTGGCAATCCTAACATAGTAATAGTGGTGCATATCTTGTCTCTCCGGATCACAATTCAG ATAGTGGATCTTCAGTTATTTGCAACGCCACGGTTAGCTTTGAAGCCTCTTGTGCCTACTTTTCCTTGTTTTGCCAATATTATAGCATCCTTAATGGAGAAAGTAAGCAAAAAGATGCGACTCCAA CCACAAATAGACTTCGGATTGAAGATAATGGGAGGAGACATTATGTCTATACCTGGCCTTTATCGATTTATTCAG GAGACAATAAAGAAACAAGTTGCAAGCCTCTACCTCTGGCCTCGGATTCTGGAAATTCCTATTCTCGACCCTTCAAT gtTGGCCACAAGAAAGCCTGTGGGCATATTGCACGTGAATGTTGTCCGAGCGtcaaaactattgaaaatggATATCTTGGGAACATCTGATCCATACGTCAAACTTAGCCTCAGTGGCGGGGGCCTACCAGCAAAAAAAACGAGTATCAAAATGAGGAACTTGAATCCTGTGTGGAATGAGAAGTTCAAGCTTATCGTGAATGATCCCAAGTCGCAAGTTCTTCATCTACAAGTCTATGACTGGGACAAG GTTGGTGGACATGATAGATTGGGAATGCAGTTAGTTCCTCTAAAGCTGCTAACGCCGTACGAGAGCAAGGAGCTGGTGCTTGATTTGGTGAAGAACACGGATATAAACGATACCCAAAACAAGAAGCCTAGAGGGAAACTTACGGTGGAGCTTCTATTTACACCTTTAAGAGAAGAAAGCATGAAATATCTTGAAAACTCAATCAGTGACGTGAAGGAGGCGGAGAATGAGGTATTGGAGGAAGCGGGTGTATTATCTGTGACGATTCAAGGAGCTCATGGTGTTGAGGGAGAGAAGCACACTAATCCTTATGCAGTTATACATTTCAGAggagagaggaagaaaaccAAG ATGATGAAGAAAACTCGTGACCCATTGTGGAATGAAGAATTCCCATTTATGTTGGAGGAGCCTCCAATTGGAGAGAAGATCCATATTGAAGTTATGAGCAAACGAACCGTCTTCAGTTTTCTGCAAAAG GAATCATTGGGACACGTGGAAATAAACCTGGCCGATGTTGTGAGCAATGGGAGAATAAACGAGAAGTACAATCTAATCAACTCCAAGAACGGAAAGATTCATATACAAATGATGTGGACAACCGCTTAA
- the LOC101220121 gene encoding synaptotagmin-3 isoform X4, whose amino-acid sequence MEPAIRWAGNPNIVIVVHILSLRITIQIVDLQLFATPRLALKPLVPTFPCFANIIASLMEKVSKKMRLQPQIDFGLKIMGGDIMSIPGLYRFIQETIKKQVASLYLWPRILEIPILDPSMLATRKPVGILHVNVVRASKLLKMDILGTSDPYVKLSLSGGGLPAKKTSIKMRNLNPVWNEKFKLIVNDPKSQVLHLQVYDWDKVGGHDRLGMQLVPLKLLTPYESKELVLDLVKNTDINDTQNKKPRGKLTVELLFTPLREESMKYLENSISDVKEAENEVLEEAGVLSVTIQGAHGVEGEKHTNPYAVIHFRGERKKTKMMKKTRDPLWNEEFPFMLEEPPIGEKIHIEVMSKRTVFSFLQKESLGHVEINLADVVSNGRINEKYNLINSKNGKIHIQMMWTTA is encoded by the exons ATGGAACCAGCAATCAGATGGGCTGGCAATCCTAACATAGTAATAGTGGTGCATATCTTGTCTCTCCGGATCACAATTCAG ATAGTGGATCTTCAGTTATTTGCAACGCCACGGTTAGCTTTGAAGCCTCTTGTGCCTACTTTTCCTTGTTTTGCCAATATTATAGCATCCTTAATGGAGAAAGTAAGCAAAAAGATGCGACTCCAA CCACAAATAGACTTCGGATTGAAGATAATGGGAGGAGACATTATGTCTATACCTGGCCTTTATCGATTTATTCAG GAGACAATAAAGAAACAAGTTGCAAGCCTCTACCTCTGGCCTCGGATTCTGGAAATTCCTATTCTCGACCCTTCAAT gtTGGCCACAAGAAAGCCTGTGGGCATATTGCACGTGAATGTTGTCCGAGCGtcaaaactattgaaaatggATATCTTGGGAACATCTGATCCATACGTCAAACTTAGCCTCAGTGGCGGGGGCCTACCAGCAAAAAAAACGAGTATCAAAATGAGGAACTTGAATCCTGTGTGGAATGAGAAGTTCAAGCTTATCGTGAATGATCCCAAGTCGCAAGTTCTTCATCTACAAGTCTATGACTGGGACAAG GTTGGTGGACATGATAGATTGGGAATGCAGTTAGTTCCTCTAAAGCTGCTAACGCCGTACGAGAGCAAGGAGCTGGTGCTTGATTTGGTGAAGAACACGGATATAAACGATACCCAAAACAAGAAGCCTAGAGGGAAACTTACGGTGGAGCTTCTATTTACACCTTTAAGAGAAGAAAGCATGAAATATCTTGAAAACTCAATCAGTGACGTGAAGGAGGCGGAGAATGAGGTATTGGAGGAAGCGGGTGTATTATCTGTGACGATTCAAGGAGCTCATGGTGTTGAGGGAGAGAAGCACACTAATCCTTATGCAGTTATACATTTCAGAggagagaggaagaaaaccAAG ATGATGAAGAAAACTCGTGACCCATTGTGGAATGAAGAATTCCCATTTATGTTGGAGGAGCCTCCAATTGGAGAGAAGATCCATATTGAAGTTATGAGCAAACGAACCGTCTTCAGTTTTCTGCAAAAG GAATCATTGGGACACGTGGAAATAAACCTGGCCGATGTTGTGAGCAATGGGAGAATAAACGAGAAGTACAATCTAATCAACTCCAAGAACGGAAAGATTCATATACAAATGATGTGGACAACCGCTTAA
- the LOC101220121 gene encoding synaptotagmin-3 isoform X6, whose protein sequence is MEKPQIDFGLKIMGGDIMSIPGLYRFIQETIKKQVASLYLWPRILEIPILDPSMLATRKPVGILHVNVVRASKLLKMDILGTSDPYVKLSLSGGGLPAKKTSIKMRNLNPVWNEKFKLIVNDPKSQVLHLQVYDWDKVGGHDRLGMQLVPLKLLTPYESKELVLDLVKNTDINDTQNKKPRGKLTVELLFTPLREESMKYLENSISDVKEAENEVLEEAGVLSVTIQGAHGVEGEKHTNPYAVIHFRGERKKTKMMKKTRDPLWNEEFPFMLEEPPIGEKIHIEVMSKRTVFSFLQKESLGHVEINLADVVSNGRINEKYNLINSKNGKIHIQMMWTTA, encoded by the exons ATGGAGAAA CCACAAATAGACTTCGGATTGAAGATAATGGGAGGAGACATTATGTCTATACCTGGCCTTTATCGATTTATTCAG GAGACAATAAAGAAACAAGTTGCAAGCCTCTACCTCTGGCCTCGGATTCTGGAAATTCCTATTCTCGACCCTTCAAT gtTGGCCACAAGAAAGCCTGTGGGCATATTGCACGTGAATGTTGTCCGAGCGtcaaaactattgaaaatggATATCTTGGGAACATCTGATCCATACGTCAAACTTAGCCTCAGTGGCGGGGGCCTACCAGCAAAAAAAACGAGTATCAAAATGAGGAACTTGAATCCTGTGTGGAATGAGAAGTTCAAGCTTATCGTGAATGATCCCAAGTCGCAAGTTCTTCATCTACAAGTCTATGACTGGGACAAG GTTGGTGGACATGATAGATTGGGAATGCAGTTAGTTCCTCTAAAGCTGCTAACGCCGTACGAGAGCAAGGAGCTGGTGCTTGATTTGGTGAAGAACACGGATATAAACGATACCCAAAACAAGAAGCCTAGAGGGAAACTTACGGTGGAGCTTCTATTTACACCTTTAAGAGAAGAAAGCATGAAATATCTTGAAAACTCAATCAGTGACGTGAAGGAGGCGGAGAATGAGGTATTGGAGGAAGCGGGTGTATTATCTGTGACGATTCAAGGAGCTCATGGTGTTGAGGGAGAGAAGCACACTAATCCTTATGCAGTTATACATTTCAGAggagagaggaagaaaaccAAG ATGATGAAGAAAACTCGTGACCCATTGTGGAATGAAGAATTCCCATTTATGTTGGAGGAGCCTCCAATTGGAGAGAAGATCCATATTGAAGTTATGAGCAAACGAACCGTCTTCAGTTTTCTGCAAAAG GAATCATTGGGACACGTGGAAATAAACCTGGCCGATGTTGTGAGCAATGGGAGAATAAACGAGAAGTACAATCTAATCAACTCCAAGAACGGAAAGATTCATATACAAATGATGTGGACAACCGCTTAA
- the LOC101220121 gene encoding synaptotagmin-3 isoform X5, with protein MEKVSKKMRLQPQIDFGLKIMGGDIMSIPGLYRFIQETIKKQVASLYLWPRILEIPILDPSMLATRKPVGILHVNVVRASKLLKMDILGTSDPYVKLSLSGGGLPAKKTSIKMRNLNPVWNEKFKLIVNDPKSQVLHLQVYDWDKVGGHDRLGMQLVPLKLLTPYESKELVLDLVKNTDINDTQNKKPRGKLTVELLFTPLREESMKYLENSISDVKEAENEVLEEAGVLSVTIQGAHGVEGEKHTNPYAVIHFRGERKKTKMMKKTRDPLWNEEFPFMLEEPPIGEKIHIEVMSKRTVFSFLQKESLGHVEINLADVVSNGRINEKYNLINSKNGKIHIQMMWTTA; from the exons ATGGAGAAAGTAAGCAAAAAGATGCGACTCCAA CCACAAATAGACTTCGGATTGAAGATAATGGGAGGAGACATTATGTCTATACCTGGCCTTTATCGATTTATTCAG GAGACAATAAAGAAACAAGTTGCAAGCCTCTACCTCTGGCCTCGGATTCTGGAAATTCCTATTCTCGACCCTTCAAT gtTGGCCACAAGAAAGCCTGTGGGCATATTGCACGTGAATGTTGTCCGAGCGtcaaaactattgaaaatggATATCTTGGGAACATCTGATCCATACGTCAAACTTAGCCTCAGTGGCGGGGGCCTACCAGCAAAAAAAACGAGTATCAAAATGAGGAACTTGAATCCTGTGTGGAATGAGAAGTTCAAGCTTATCGTGAATGATCCCAAGTCGCAAGTTCTTCATCTACAAGTCTATGACTGGGACAAG GTTGGTGGACATGATAGATTGGGAATGCAGTTAGTTCCTCTAAAGCTGCTAACGCCGTACGAGAGCAAGGAGCTGGTGCTTGATTTGGTGAAGAACACGGATATAAACGATACCCAAAACAAGAAGCCTAGAGGGAAACTTACGGTGGAGCTTCTATTTACACCTTTAAGAGAAGAAAGCATGAAATATCTTGAAAACTCAATCAGTGACGTGAAGGAGGCGGAGAATGAGGTATTGGAGGAAGCGGGTGTATTATCTGTGACGATTCAAGGAGCTCATGGTGTTGAGGGAGAGAAGCACACTAATCCTTATGCAGTTATACATTTCAGAggagagaggaagaaaaccAAG ATGATGAAGAAAACTCGTGACCCATTGTGGAATGAAGAATTCCCATTTATGTTGGAGGAGCCTCCAATTGGAGAGAAGATCCATATTGAAGTTATGAGCAAACGAACCGTCTTCAGTTTTCTGCAAAAG GAATCATTGGGACACGTGGAAATAAACCTGGCCGATGTTGTGAGCAATGGGAGAATAAACGAGAAGTACAATCTAATCAACTCCAAGAACGGAAAGATTCATATACAAATGATGTGGACAACCGCTTAA